The Actinomyces lilanjuaniae genome segment GTGCCCGATACAGCCAACACCCAGTGGCTTTCCGCCCTGGAGGTCCTCTCCACCTCAGGGGAGCTGGGGCAAGGCAAGATGTCCATGATCCGTATGACCCACGTCATCGACGTAGATGGAACCCTAGTCCTTGTCGTTGGGTCCGCCTTCGCTAAGGACGTTGTGGAGCAGTCACGGGCACCGATCGCTGCTGCAGTCGCTCAGGTGTGGGGCCATCCTGTGCCTATTGAAGTGACTGTCGACACATCTTCGGAAGGGACTCGCCTTGGCAGACCTAACTCCCCCAGGTCCCAAGAACCGATGAACCTCGCCACAGCTCACCTTAGTCATGACACCACTCCAGGTCACGTCGAGATGCCTACGTACGCCGCTAACCGCACCGAGCACCCGGCCAACGGTACTGACATCTACTCGGAGGCCCCGGCTGCCCGGGGATACGCTGTAACAACTGGCACGGCACCTACCTCCATCGGGAGCGGGTCCCCTCTCGGTACGGACCGTCGGACTACTACTCAACCTCAGGAGACAGCCTCCTCGTCTGTCACTTCGTCAGCCGCCGAGAGCACTTACCGCTCCACTGCGTCCCTCTCCGCCGTTAACCAGTCACCCTCCTCCCTACTGACCCCCACTGCCGCAGACGACATCTCCCAACTCAACCCACGCTACACCTTTGACACCTACGTGACGGGTTCCTCCAACCGGTTCGCCCACGCCACTGCTCTCGCTGTGGCCGAAGCACCTGCCCGAGCTTACAATCCTTTATTTATATATGGCGGATCAGGTCTCGGAAAAACACATCTCCTCCATGCAATTGGGCACTACTCGCGAACGCTTAATCCCGGTATCCGTGTCAAGTATGTCAACTCCGAAGTCTTCGTCTCCGACTTCATCGCTTGTGTACGCGACGGCAATCAAGATGACGGTCGCATGGAAGGCTTCAAGCGGCGCTACCGCGAGGTAGATATCCTCCTCGTCGATGACATCCAGTTCCTCCAAGGAAAAGAATCCACTTTAGAAGAGTTTTTCCACACCTTCAACTCCCTGCACTCTTCCGGAAAGCAAGTAGTTCTTACCTCTGATCAGCCTCCCAAGGCACTAGGCGGCCTCGACGAGCGCCTGCGGTCACGCTTCGAATGGGGTCTTCTAGCCGACGTCCAGCCCCCCGACCTGGAGACTCGTATCGCGATACTGTCACGCAAGGGATCTGCTGAAGGCCTCGACCTGCCGCTGGACGTTCTGGAGTACATCGCTTCGCGTGTCACGACCAACATCCGTGAACTCGAGGGAGCGCTTATCAGAGTC includes the following:
- the dnaA gene encoding chromosomal replication initiator protein DnaA, translated to MPDTANTQWLSALEVLSTSGELGQGKMSMIRMTHVIDVDGTLVLVVGSAFAKDVVEQSRAPIAAAVAQVWGHPVPIEVTVDTSSEGTRLGRPNSPRSQEPMNLATAHLSHDTTPGHVEMPTYAANRTEHPANGTDIYSEAPAARGYAVTTGTAPTSIGSGSPLGTDRRTTTQPQETASSSVTSSAAESTYRSTASLSAVNQSPSSLLTPTAADDISQLNPRYTFDTYVTGSSNRFAHATALAVAEAPARAYNPLFIYGGSGLGKTHLLHAIGHYSRTLNPGIRVKYVNSEVFVSDFIACVRDGNQDDGRMEGFKRRYREVDILLVDDIQFLQGKESTLEEFFHTFNSLHSSGKQVVLTSDQPPKALGGLDERLRSRFEWGLLADVQPPDLETRIAILSRKGSAEGLDLPLDVLEYIASRVTTNIRELEGALIRVTAFASLNKQPVDHTLAEMVLKDLISDPEGQEITASLIMAQTSDYFGITIEDLCSANRSRTIVSARHIAMYLCRELTDLSLPKIGREFGGRDHTTVMSADKKIRTLMAERRSTFNQVTELTSRIKQAAQSPQH